TCTGTCAAAGATACATAGATGTTAAAAATTCAGCATGTCTCTTACTCTctgctatttattattttatttgcccCATTGGATCTGTCTAATAACTTCATATGCATGTTTTCATGCATTTTGTGCATGGTCATGATTAGATGTGGTTTTTTCTACTTGCTAGTTGCTAGGTGTCAGTCAGACTCCGAAGATGTAGTGGAGGCTGCTGAAGAATCAAGTGATATCGGCATTGTTGGTGATGATGTCCAAGACTTTGGTGATGGGACCTTCCCTTCTGCTCCAGGAATTGAAACAATAAGTGTTTTTCCAAAAAATAGTGCGAGATGTAAGAATGGTTCTGTCTAGTTCACCAAAAGTATGGTTCATAATgcattcttttgttttgtttgatagTGGGTTGAATTTGCTTTTTCATGTAAATTCGATGCAGTGATAACAGCTGGAGAAGAGACAGAGCTGCTTGTTGGTGTTAAAAATGATGGTAAGTCAATCAAATTTGATACTCATTGTTGTATTTTAGCTTGCAGTTTGATGCTTTTGACTTTGTTAACTGTTATGTTTGTCACTATTCAGTAGTTATGCCTTTCATTTTTCGTATGACACTGGAACATAtcttcatttttcattattcttCTACATAATTTTCTTATTGATATACGGAGAGAgtggaaacaaaaaaagaaaatagaggtATTCATGCATTAGCAGATTGGCTAATTCCATTCGTTGTGTGGAATGAAAACAGGGGATTCAAGCTTGAATGTTATTGCGATCAAGGCTAGTGTTCACCTTCCTTTTGATCACCGTATGCTGGTTCAAAATCTTACTGCACAGGTAATAAGTTGCTGAATTTCGAAATTAAACGTGGCTATTTATTTGTGATTAAGAATTATACTGCCCATATTATTTTGAAGGATTAGTTAtgcttgataaaaattaatgaagattCTATAGAATTAGAATCAATACTGGGAATAAGctaattatttattctaaaaagaGAGTTTCAAATATTCCTGAAAATAGTTTGGGTAATAAAATGTAAAGTATATGTTGTTTGGGTCCAAGAGTTTGAAGAAACTCTTAATAGTTTTCCACTTCATACTCTCCCCTTCAAAGACCAGGTTTTAAAATACTAGAACTATAAATATTCATATGACAAGGAATGCTATATTTGGCCCTTGTATTGACAATGGTTTTTCAGCATATTTGTGTATGCATATCATAGAGTTGTCGCCGCCACTCCTGTATGCTAAAAGGGTGAATAGAtgttttgtgatatttttcatttcctttttatttcatCCAGAGTCCATGTTCCCCATAAAATATGAGAGCCAATGATTTTGTCAGGCTAGATAATGCCAACCGTCTAAGTAGTTCTGCAAGTTCATTTGGGAACATTGAATTACCTTGAACAAATTACTTTGGGAACTTTTGGTTAATACGTCAGTATCACATTATTCAGCTTATTCTCTGATTCAGCAAATGGTATTgctcataaatattttaaatgcaaGCTTTTGTTTTAATTGCAGGGTTTTAACAATGGTTCTGTACCAGCCTCAGCACAAGCTACTTTCCCATATTTATTTGCAGTCAGTAAGTTCTTGCAGGTATCTCCATGGCTCTAAAGGCCAACGCTTTTAGTTTCTCAGTGAGTAACGCATCACAAGGGAAAGCATCACTAGGGACTATTATACTCATTATGCCTAataatttttctgttttgcaggCAGGAACTTTTGACCTTGTGGGCACTATTATATACGAGATAGATGAACATCCATATCAAAGCACCTTTTTTAATGGCACTGTTGAGGTTGTTGAATCTGGTGCTTTTCTTAGCATGGAATCCGTTTTTCTTGTTACTCTTGGGGTTGCACTCCTTGTCCTCCTGGGGCTATGGATTCATGGCCAAATACAGTACCTATCTAAGGTACTAAaatctttatctttttcaaataatgTGCTATCAAGGATTGCCTTCACTATTAGAGTTTGCTAATGGTACTCCTCATAATATGTCCTGATTTATACTCAGACTTTGCACTTGTTTGGTTTGCTAACTACAATGTGTCATGAGATCATAAGTCAGAACTCAGAATTATTTGGTTTTcttgttatttgattatttttgccTAACTCCATGGTTCATTCAAAATTCTTGCCAAACACTACTTCATAGTTCATACTAACTGCGATTTGGCAGTGTATTAATTTTAGAGTTCTACCTTATATCCATTTCCGTAACGAAGACTACTATGAAATTGTCCTTTGCGGGAGATTGTTAGATGGTCTAG
The nucleotide sequence above comes from Glycine soja cultivar W05 chromosome 11, ASM419377v2, whole genome shotgun sequence. Encoded proteins:
- the LOC114376994 gene encoding translocon-associated protein subunit alpha-like, which encodes MASVDKFWAFALALLLLASPLLQVARCQSDSEDVVEAAEESSDIGIVGDDVQDFGDGTFPSAPGIETISVFPKNSARLITAGEETELLVGVKNDGDSSLNVIAIKASVHLPFDHRMLVQNLTAQGFNNGSVPASAQATFPYLFAVSKFLQAGTFDLVGTIIYEIDEHPYQSTFFNGTVEVVESGAFLSMESVFLVTLGVALLVLLGLWIHGQIQYLSKKTKRAPKVEVGTKTTDASTDEWLQGTAYTQSLSSKSKKKK